A window of Blautia argi genomic DNA:
TTTTCTTACCTTTACGGCAGCCAGTGTGGTGATGTATGAAAAGTACAACAGCTATATGCAGCAGGACGTAAAAAATGAGGCAAAATATATCCGTTATGCCATAGAAAATATCGGAGAAGAATATCTGACAGAGGAAACCGGGAATCTGACTACCAGCCGGATTACCCTTACCAGACCGGACGGAACCGTGCTTTATGATTCAGAAAAGTACCCGGACAGCATGGAAAATCACAAAAGTCGTCCAGAGTTTGAGTCTGCCAGGGAAAAGGGCAGCGGGGCCGTGGTGCGGTTTTCGGAAACCCTGTCTGAGCAGACCTTTTACTATGCGGTAAAGCTGGACAGCGGAAATATTCTGCGGGTGGCAAAGACAACAGACAGTGTTTTTCACACCATGCTCTCCAGCTTCACGCTAATGGGAGTGCTGCTTCTTGCCATTCTGACAGTGGGTTTCTTCTTGATGGAAAGACAGACCAAAAAGCTGATAGAGCCTATTAATCAGCTGGATTTGGAGCATCCCCTGGAGCATGTGGAATATGAAGAACTGCGTCCCCTTTTAAAACGGGTGGACCAGCAGAATAAACAGATTGCCCAGCAGGTTCAGGAACTTCGGCAGGCAGAAACCGTGCGCCGGGAATTTTCCGCAAACGTGTCCCATGAGCTGAAGACGCCGTTGATGTCTATTTCCGGCTATGCAGAACTGATGAAAAACGAAATGGTGCGACCTCAGGACGTACCGGAATTTGCAGGCAGGATTTATGATGAGGCAAGCCGTCTGACCAGTCTGGTACAGGATATTATTGAAATCTCAAAGCTGGACGAAAAGAGTGGGGAAATGCCCTTTGAAACCGTGGATTTGTATGAGGTGGTGCAGGATATTTCTCAGAATTTGACCCTTCCTGCAAAGAAGAGAAAGGTCACGGTTCTTACAGAGGGAAAAAGCGCAGAGATATACGGAGTACGCCACATTTTGTATGAAATGTTGTATAACCTTGTGGATAACGCAATTAAATACAACCGGGAAGGTGGATATGTGCGGGTTCGTCTGGAAAAAGAAGGCGAGCATGTGATTTTCAGTGTGGAGGATAATGGAATTGGGATTCCCAGAGAAGAGCAGGAGAGAATCTTTGAACGCTTCTACCGTGTGGATAAAAGCCATTCCCGGAAGACAGGAGGCACAGGGCTTGGACTTGCCATTGTGAAGCATGGGGCAGTGCTACACCATGCAGAAATCCTTCTAAACAGTGAACCGGAAAAAGGAACAAAAATACAGATACGATTTTAATAAGAATTGAAAAAAAGCGCTGCCGCAGAGAAAAACTGCAGCAGCGCTTTTGTAGTTCAGAACTTTTCAATACCGTTTCCAGGTATCTCTTACAAAGAGCAGAAGCATGGGGAATAATTCCAGTCGTCCCGCCAGCATATCAAAGGTCAGCACCAGCTTGGCGCCGTTTGAGAAAATGCTGAAGTTCTGCGTAGGACCTACCAGTTCCAGACCGGGACCGATGTTGTTTAAGGTGGAAGCCACAGCTGTAAAATTGGTAATCATATCAAAGTTGTCAAATCCGATTAAAAATACAGAAAAAGCAAAGACAAGGACATAGGCAATCAGAAAGACGTTAGTTGCGCGGACAACTTCATGCTCCAGCGTATGACCGTCCATTTTCAGCTTTCGCACGCTTCTTGGGTGAAGCAGAGTGTGAAGCTCTTTTTTTATAGTTTTAATCAGAATTACAAAACGGGATACTTTAATACCGCCGCCGGTACTTCCGGCACAGGCACCCACAAACATGAGTAGTACCAGAATGGTTCTGGATACTTCAGGCCAGGTGTTAAAGTCTGTAGTGGCATATCCTGTAGTAGTGATAATAGAACCAACCTGGAAGGCAGCATGACGCAGTGCCTCTCCAAAGGAGCCATAGAGGTTTCGGATATTAAAGGTAATAAACACTGTGGTTGCCAGAATGATTCCGAGGTAGCAGCGTACCTCCTCCATGCGGAATGCCTGGGTAAACTTTTTGCACAGAATTAGAAAAAAGGCACTGAAATTAATACCAAAAAGAATCATAAAAACAGTGACAACCACCTGAATGTAAGGGGAATATCCCCCGAGGCTGTCGTTTTTGATTCCAAAACCACCGGTTCCTGCAGTACCGAAACTGGTGGTTAGTGTGTCAAACAAAGGCATGCCGCCCAAAAGCAGCAGTATTATTTCCAAAAAGGTCAGAAAAATATAAATCATGTACAGAACCTTTGCTGTAGACTGCACGGTAGGTTTCAGTTTACTGACAGATGGCCCCGGACTTTCTGCTTTCATCAGGTTCATGTGAGAACCGCTGCCGTGGGCATGCATAAAGGACAGCAGGAATACAAGCACACCCATACCGCCAATCCAGTGTGTAAAGCTTCGCCACATCAGCATACATTTGGGCAGAATCTCTACATCAGTGAGAATGCTGGCTCCGGTGGTGGTAAAGCCGGATACGGTTTCAAAAAGTGCGTCAATGGGATTGGTGATAACACCACCCACAAGAAAGGGGATGCTGCCCATAATACTCAGGACAATCCAGCTTAAAGCCACAGATACAAATCCCTCTTTCACATAAAAGACAGAGTTTTTTGGGGCTTTTCTGGTAAGTAAGGAACCAAGCAGCACACATACAAGGGCTGTAAAGAAGAAGGACCAGCCGCTTTCCTCTTTATAAATAACAGCCGTAACACAGGGAAGCATCATAAAAGCTGCTTCAAAGTGCAGAACCCTGCCAATAATAGATTTTACGATTGCGTAATTCATTTCCTATAGCCCTCTACTTTTTCAAAATGTCTTTCAAATCATTTAAGCCTTCCGTGGTTGTTACCACGATTACGGTATCTCCTACCTGGATTCTGTCCTGTCCGTTAGGAATCAGAATGCTACCGTTTCGGTTAATGCAGGCAATTAAGAGGTTATCTCGCAGATTTAGCTGGCTTAGAGGCACATCAGTAATGCAGGAGTTTTCCTTTACTGCAAATTCCAGAGCCTCTGCATGCCCGTCCAGAATATGGTACAGGGTTTCCACATTGCTGCTGAGGGAATTTTCCATGGCGCGGACATAGCGGAGAATATAGTCTGCCGTAATATTTTTCGGGTAAATCACGCTTCCCAAATCCAGTTCTTCCACAATATCGTCAAATGCGATTCGAGTTACCTTGGTAATCAGCTTTGCGCTTGAGTTTTTCTTGGCAAACAGGGAGAGCAGGATATTTTCCTCGTCCATGTTCGTGAGGGTTACAAAAGCCTCTGTCTGGGTAAGCCCTTCTTCCATAAGAAGCTTTTTGTCTGTGCCATCTCCGCAGATAATGGTGGTTTCCGGCAGAAGCTGGCTTAATTCTTCGCAGCGTGACCGTTTTGCTTCCACAATCCTTACGTCGATTTTCAGTTCTGACAAAAGAGTGGCAAGATAATAACCAAGAGTGCCGCCTCCTACAATCAGAGCATTTTTGACCTGATGGGTATGGACACCGATTTTTTTAAAAAATGCAGCGGAATTTTTAGGTGAAGCCACAATGGAAATGCGATCCCCGTTTTGCAGTACAAAGTTACCGGAAGGAATGAATACCTCGTTATTTCTTTCTACACCACAGACCAGAATGCTGCATCTTGTTTTGTTTACCATTTCCATAATGGACAGTCCGCTCAGATGAAATTCGGGAAGCAGTTTAAATTTTAAAAGCTCCACTCTTCCTTTTGCAAAGGTATCCAGTTTAATGGCAGAAGGAAAGCGCAAAAGACGGGAAATTTCCATGGCAGCGGAATATTCCGGGTTGATAATCATAGAAATTCCCAGACTTTTCCGGATAAAGTTCCTTTCTTTATTGTAAATCGGATTACGGACGCGGGCAATGGTCTGGCATTTGCTTACTTTTTTGGCAATGACGCAGCAAAGCAGATTTAATTCATCAGAGCCGGTGACGGCAATCAGCATATCCGCTTCTTCAATACCGGCCTCTGAAAGGACGTTGACACTGGAGCCATTTCCCGTGATGCCCATAACGTCAATCATTTCGGAAAGCTGCTGGATTTTTATCGGATTTGTGTCAATTACCACCAGTTCATGCTGTTCATAGCTGAGCTGTGCTGCAAGGGTACTTCCGATTTTACCGCAGCCCACAATTATAATCTTCATAAGAACCTCCATAATATTAAGATTATATAAAAAATAGTAAGAAAAAGATAAAGATTATATAAAGTTCAAGGCTAATTATAACACTCCCTGTTTTATTTGCAATGAAAGAATTTTATTTTTCCTCTTTTCATTAAAAATTGACAAGAAGAAGAGATTTTGGTATATCTAAAACATGCAGAATCAGGAAAAGGACGTGGAATAATGAAGAATAAAAAGAAACAGACAACAAGCTGTGAATACTGCAGCAATTATATTTATGATGAAGACTTCGGATACTATATCTGTGATGTGAATCTGGACGAAGATGAAATGAGTCGTTTTTTGTCAGATAGCTTTTATCGTTGTCCCTATTTTCAGATGAATGATGAATATAAGATTGTCAGAAAGCAGATGTAGATTGCATAACAGAGAAAATACCTATATAATAGGAACATCTACTTTAAAGAAACAGAGTGAAAACAGGAGAAAGGGCGGTAGAATATGAATATCAGAGAAGAAGTGAAAAGAATGAAAGCAGACAGTCCCCAAATGGCTGCGCTGTCTTTGGAAATGAGAAACCGGGCGCTTGAAGAAACAGCCCGTGAGCTGGAGAGCAGAAAAGAAGAGATTTTTGCCGCCAATGCAAGAGATTTACAGGCGGCAGAAGAAGCAAATCTGCCTCCTTCTGTGCAGAAAAGACTGAAATTTGACGAGCATAAGCTCCTGGACGTGGTAAAGGGAATCCGGGAACTGGAAAAGCTTTCAGACCCATTAGCCCAGGTACAGCTTGCCAGACAATTGGACGAGAATCTCAACCTGTATCGGGTATCCTGCCCTATTGGGGTTATTGGTATTATTTTTGAAGCAAGACCTGATGCTCTGGTGCAGATTTCCGCTCTTTGCATTAAAAGCGGTAACTGTGCAGTGTTAAAAGGCGGAAAGGAAACCGCTGCCACTAATAAGGTACTGTTTGAAATTATTTATCAGACCGTAGTGGGCTGCGGTCTGCCAAAGGGCTGTCTTTTGCAGGCAGAACAGCACCAGGAGATTGATGAGCTGCTGTCCTGCCATGACTGTGTGGATTTGCTCATTCCAAGAGGATCCAATTCATTTGTGCAGTATATTATGAACCATACAAAAATTCCGGTTATGGGACATGCGGACGGGGTGTGCCATATTTATGTAGATGAGGATTACGACATGGAAAAAGCGCTGCCCGTGGTGGTGGACGCAAAAACCCAGTATACCGCTGCCTGCAATACCATGGAAACATTGCTGGTACACAGGAATATTGCAGAGGAATTTCTCCCGGAAGCAGCCAAAGCCCTTACAGAGGCAGGAGTGAAGTTCCGGGGAACAGAGGAGGTAAGCCGGTACATAGACTGCGAAGTCATGGAAGAGGAAGAATTTCACACCGAGTATCTGGATCTCATGCTGTCCGTAAAGCTGGTAGACAGTCTGGAGGAGGCAATCACGCATATTAATACCTATGGCTCTCATCATACAGACTGCATTCTTACGGAAAACAGCCGACATGCAGAAAGATTTATGCAGCTTGTAGATTCCGCAGGGGTTTACCAAAACTGCTCCACCAGATTTGCCGATGGCTTTCGCTATGGATTTGGCGCGGAAGTTGGGATCAGTACAGGGAAAATTCATGCCAGAGGTCCTGTGGGTCTGGAAGGTCTGGTGACTTATAAGTATAAACTCTATGGACAGGGGCAGATTGTGGCAGACTATGCAGAGGGGAGAAAAACTTTCCATTTTCAGGAATTGAGCGAGGAGTGAAACAGATGAGAAAAGCCGGGTGTATCTTAAAAAGTCTGCTTCCCATGTTTTTCTGGCTGGGGCTTCAGAGTACTGTCACCAGCCTGTTTCTTTTGATGGGAATGACAATTTTGGGGAAGGACAGCTCCTGGATTCTGACAGGAGAACTTCCCTATGTGATATCCATTCTTGCAAATGCCGTGACTTTTGCAGCAGGATATATCTGGCTGCAAAAAAGAGAAAAGCAGGAGAAAGGGAAAATAACCCCTTTTTCCATGGCAGCTCTGCTGTTTTTAGGTCTGACGCTGCAGCTTTTTTTCAGTCTGCTTCTTTCAGGGGCAGATATGCTGTTTCCAAAAGCCATGGAGGAGTACGGAAAGGTGCTTGAAAACCTGGGTATGCTGGCTCCCTCTTTTTTTTCTGTTCTCTATACAGCCCTTCTGGCGCCTTTGGCTGAGGAAGCAGTCTTTCGTGGACTGACCCTTGGAATTTTAGAGAAAGAGTTTTCTTTTGCCCTGGCCAATGTTTTTCAGGCGGTTCTTTTTGCATTCATGCACGGCAATGCAGTGCAGTCCTCTTATGCCTTTGTTATAGGGCTGCTTCTGGGATACCTTGTAAAGAAATACAGAACGTTGTGGGCTGGTATCTGGTGTCACATGGCGGTAAACGCTTCAGGGCTGCTGGTGGGAAATCTGGACATATGCGGAATGTGTATTTTACTGGCAGTGAGTTTGTGCATATTGTATGGTTTTGTCACAGTAGATGGAAAAAAAACGAAAAACAGGGAGCGTTATTAGGAAAAATGCTGTGAAAAAACTATAGAAAAACAGCAAAAATTCAAGTAAAACATTGATAGTGCAAACAAACAAGCAGATAGTATAAATACATTTGTGCAAAATTGTACTATTATAGAGTCACAAGAAAGAACGATGAACGATAGGAGGAATTTCTCATGAAAAAGAAAATTTTAAGTGCGGTTCTTTGTGTTATGATGGCTGGATCTCTGGCAGCCTGCGGCGGTGGAGATAATGCTGCTTCCGGTGGTTCAGACAGCGCAAAGAAAGAAGAAGGCGGAAAAGAACTGGTTTACTGGTCCATGTGGAGTGAAGAAGAACCACAGGCAAAGGTAATCAAAGAGGCAGTTGACAAATACACAGAAGATACAGGCGTTAAAGTTGACGTTCAGTTTAAAGGACGTAATGGTCAGCGTGAAGGCTTACAGCCGGCTCTTGATGCAAAACAGACCATCGACCTGTTTGATGAGGACGTAAACCGTGTCAATGGTTCCTGGGGCAAATACCTGATGGATTTGGAAGAACTGGCAAAAGACTATGAAACAGAACATGGAAGTGAAACACTGTTCAAGATTGCCCGCAATGCAGGTGGTGGAACACTGAAATCCATTCCGTATCAGCCTTCTATCTTTGGCTTCTTCTACAATCAGACATTATTTGACAAAGCAGGAATCGAGGCTGCACCTACTACATGGGAAGAATTCGATGCGGCTTGTGGAAAATTAAAAGATGCAGGCATCACACCAATCACAGGTGATACTACATATATGACTTCCTTCATGGGATATCATTTAGGACGTTATCTTGGACAGGACGGTGTAAAAGCATTAGTAAACGATCCGGCAATTCAGGAAAAAATAGATGCAGGTGAAGTAGAAGATGTAAATTGGGACGACCCAAGAGTATTACAGGCGGCAAAAGATATCGAAGACTTTGCAAAGAAGGGCTACTTCTCAGAAAACATTGCATCTAACGTATATCCTGCAGGACAGAATCAGGAATTTGCACCAGGAGAAGCAGCAATTATTATTTGTGGTTCCTGGCTGCCAAACGAAATTAAAGCTTCAGCAGCAGAAGACCTTACATGGGGTTACTTCAATTATCCATCTGTCAAAGACGGAACAGATGACAACACAGCAAATAACATTGCAAACCAGGTATTTGCAATCAATAAAGATTCCAAAATGGCAGAAGAAGCTATGGAATTAATTACTTATATCACAACAGGCGACTTTGATAAGAAGATGACAGAACAATCTCTGTCCATTCCTGCTGATAAAGCAAATGCAGATGCTTGGCCGGAAGAACTGGCAGCTGTAAAACCTGGATTTGAAGCAACAGGTACTTTCTATGACTGGGCTGTAGGCGCTGAAAACAATGGTGACCTCACACCTGTATTAAACGAAAATACAGTAAAACTCATGGCTGGCGACATGTCTGCTGATGACTTTGTAAAATCCTGTAAATCAGCAGCAGGAGAATAAATAATTCTTTTGACAGCTAAGTAGATACGTTAATGAAGTATAGCAGATATGGTGGCATGAGCGTATAGCGCGCTGCCACCATATTTTGATTTAAGGAGATACCCTCATGAAAAAAAATAAAGGAATGATAATTGGTTTTCTTACGCCGGCAGTTTTAATTTTCCTGGCTGTATTCTTCTATCCTATTGTCAGAACAGTTGTCATGAGTTTCTTTAAAATAGACTCTGTTACAGACAGTATGGATTTATGGAAATTTGTGGGCATTGAAAACTATCAGAAATTATTTGCAACAGATATTTTCAGAACCTCTATGGTTAATATTGGAAAGATTTGGCTTTTGGGCGGAATTGTTGTTATGACAGTTTCTTTGCTTTTTGCAGTTATTTTGACCAGCGGAATCAGAGGAAAAAAAGTTTTCCGTGCCATTATCTATTTACCGAATATTGTAAGTGCAGTCGCGCTTGCAACTATGTGGCTTCAGTATGTATACAGCCCGAAATTTGGTCTTCTGAAAAATGTATTAGATGCGCTGGGGCTGCATGAACTGGCGAAAACGCAGTGGACAGCGCCGGATCATGTATTCTGGGCATTATTGTTTGCATATTGTTTTGGAATGATTGGTTATCATATGCTTATCTGGATGAGCGGCATTGAACGAATCAGCCCTGATTTTTACGAAGCGGCAACTCTGGACGGTGCAAACAAATTTAACCAGTTCCGTTACATGACATTACCTTTGTTAAAAGGTGTGTTTAAAACAAATATTACTATGTGGTCTGTAAGTACAGCCGGCTTCTTTGTATGGTCACAGTTGTTCTCCTCTGTTACGGCAAATAAAGCAACCATTGTTCCTGTACAGTATATGTATTCTCAGATTTTCGGTGCAGGAAATGCGGTAACAGAACGTAATGCAGGATATGGTGCAGCGATTGGTATTATTCTTTGTATCTGCGTAGTATTAATCTTTACGATTTGTAATGCGTTCATCAAAGATGATGATTTGGAATTTTAGAAGGGAGGAACAGTTTTATGGCAAAAGAAAAGAAAGTCGTTAAAGATAAAATCAACTGGAAAAAAGAATTAAAACTTGCTCCCGGATATATTATCATTATTTTATGGGTAGCATTTACATTAATGCTTCTGGGCTGGATTATTGCAGCAAGTTTATCTACAACCCCGGATATTTTTGCGGGAAAAGCTTTGAAGTTCCCAACAGGTCTTCACTTTGAAAACTATGCAAAGGCATGGG
This region includes:
- a CDS encoding sensor histidine kinase — encoded protein: MKQRIMNNVGLLVALSIFLTFTAASVVMYEKYNSYMQQDVKNEAKYIRYAIENIGEEYLTEETGNLTTSRITLTRPDGTVLYDSEKYPDSMENHKSRPEFESAREKGSGAVVRFSETLSEQTFYYAVKLDSGNILRVAKTTDSVFHTMLSSFTLMGVLLLAILTVGFFLMERQTKKLIEPINQLDLEHPLEHVEYEELRPLLKRVDQQNKQIAQQVQELRQAETVRREFSANVSHELKTPLMSISGYAELMKNEMVRPQDVPEFAGRIYDEASRLTSLVQDIIEISKLDEKSGEMPFETVDLYEVVQDISQNLTLPAKKRKVTVLTEGKSAEIYGVRHILYEMLYNLVDNAIKYNREGGYVRVRLEKEGEHVIFSVEDNGIGIPREEQERIFERFYRVDKSHSRKTGGTGLGLAIVKHGAVLHHAEILLNSEPEKGTKIQIRF
- a CDS encoding TrkH family potassium uptake protein, with amino-acid sequence MNYAIVKSIIGRVLHFEAAFMMLPCVTAVIYKEESGWSFFFTALVCVLLGSLLTRKAPKNSVFYVKEGFVSVALSWIVLSIMGSIPFLVGGVITNPIDALFETVSGFTTTGASILTDVEILPKCMLMWRSFTHWIGGMGVLVFLLSFMHAHGSGSHMNLMKAESPGPSVSKLKPTVQSTAKVLYMIYIFLTFLEIILLLLGGMPLFDTLTTSFGTAGTGGFGIKNDSLGGYSPYIQVVVTVFMILFGINFSAFFLILCKKFTQAFRMEEVRCYLGIILATTVFITFNIRNLYGSFGEALRHAAFQVGSIITTTGYATTDFNTWPEVSRTILVLLMFVGACAGSTGGGIKVSRFVILIKTIKKELHTLLHPRSVRKLKMDGHTLEHEVVRATNVFLIAYVLVFAFSVFLIGFDNFDMITNFTAVASTLNNIGPGLELVGPTQNFSIFSNGAKLVLTFDMLAGRLELFPMLLLFVRDTWKRY
- the trkA gene encoding Trk system potassium transporter TrkA, with product MKIIIVGCGKIGSTLAAQLSYEQHELVVIDTNPIKIQQLSEMIDVMGITGNGSSVNVLSEAGIEEADMLIAVTGSDELNLLCCVIAKKVSKCQTIARVRNPIYNKERNFIRKSLGISMIINPEYSAAMEISRLLRFPSAIKLDTFAKGRVELLKFKLLPEFHLSGLSIMEMVNKTRCSILVCGVERNNEVFIPSGNFVLQNGDRISIVASPKNSAAFFKKIGVHTHQVKNALIVGGGTLGYYLATLLSELKIDVRIVEAKRSRCEELSQLLPETTIICGDGTDKKLLMEEGLTQTEAFVTLTNMDEENILLSLFAKKNSSAKLITKVTRIAFDDIVEELDLGSVIYPKNITADYILRYVRAMENSLSSNVETLYHILDGHAEALEFAVKENSCITDVPLSQLNLRDNLLIACINRNGSILIPNGQDRIQVGDTVIVVTTTEGLNDLKDILKK
- a CDS encoding DUF6472 family protein is translated as MKNKKKQTTSCEYCSNYIYDEDFGYYICDVNLDEDEMSRFLSDSFYRCPYFQMNDEYKIVRKQM
- a CDS encoding glutamate-5-semialdehyde dehydrogenase encodes the protein MNIREEVKRMKADSPQMAALSLEMRNRALEETARELESRKEEIFAANARDLQAAEEANLPPSVQKRLKFDEHKLLDVVKGIRELEKLSDPLAQVQLARQLDENLNLYRVSCPIGVIGIIFEARPDALVQISALCIKSGNCAVLKGGKETAATNKVLFEIIYQTVVGCGLPKGCLLQAEQHQEIDELLSCHDCVDLLIPRGSNSFVQYIMNHTKIPVMGHADGVCHIYVDEDYDMEKALPVVVDAKTQYTAACNTMETLLVHRNIAEEFLPEAAKALTEAGVKFRGTEEVSRYIDCEVMEEEEFHTEYLDLMLSVKLVDSLEEAITHINTYGSHHTDCILTENSRHAERFMQLVDSAGVYQNCSTRFADGFRYGFGAEVGISTGKIHARGPVGLEGLVTYKYKLYGQGQIVADYAEGRKTFHFQELSEE
- a CDS encoding CPBP family intramembrane glutamic endopeptidase, coding for MRKAGCILKSLLPMFFWLGLQSTVTSLFLLMGMTILGKDSSWILTGELPYVISILANAVTFAAGYIWLQKREKQEKGKITPFSMAALLFLGLTLQLFFSLLLSGADMLFPKAMEEYGKVLENLGMLAPSFFSVLYTALLAPLAEEAVFRGLTLGILEKEFSFALANVFQAVLFAFMHGNAVQSSYAFVIGLLLGYLVKKYRTLWAGIWCHMAVNASGLLVGNLDICGMCILLAVSLCILYGFVTVDGKKTKNRERY
- a CDS encoding ABC transporter substrate-binding protein; its protein translation is MKKKILSAVLCVMMAGSLAACGGGDNAASGGSDSAKKEEGGKELVYWSMWSEEEPQAKVIKEAVDKYTEDTGVKVDVQFKGRNGQREGLQPALDAKQTIDLFDEDVNRVNGSWGKYLMDLEELAKDYETEHGSETLFKIARNAGGGTLKSIPYQPSIFGFFYNQTLFDKAGIEAAPTTWEEFDAACGKLKDAGITPITGDTTYMTSFMGYHLGRYLGQDGVKALVNDPAIQEKIDAGEVEDVNWDDPRVLQAAKDIEDFAKKGYFSENIASNVYPAGQNQEFAPGEAAIIICGSWLPNEIKASAAEDLTWGYFNYPSVKDGTDDNTANNIANQVFAINKDSKMAEEAMELITYITTGDFDKKMTEQSLSIPADKANADAWPEELAAVKPGFEATGTFYDWAVGAENNGDLTPVLNENTVKLMAGDMSADDFVKSCKSAAGE
- a CDS encoding carbohydrate ABC transporter permease; its protein translation is MKKNKGMIIGFLTPAVLIFLAVFFYPIVRTVVMSFFKIDSVTDSMDLWKFVGIENYQKLFATDIFRTSMVNIGKIWLLGGIVVMTVSLLFAVILTSGIRGKKVFRAIIYLPNIVSAVALATMWLQYVYSPKFGLLKNVLDALGLHELAKTQWTAPDHVFWALLFAYCFGMIGYHMLIWMSGIERISPDFYEAATLDGANKFNQFRYMTLPLLKGVFKTNITMWSVSTAGFFVWSQLFSSVTANKATIVPVQYMYSQIFGAGNAVTERNAGYGAAIGIILCICVVLIFTICNAFIKDDDLEF